The following are encoded in a window of Bos indicus x Bos taurus breed Angus x Brahman F1 hybrid chromosome 4, Bos_hybrid_MaternalHap_v2.0, whole genome shotgun sequence genomic DNA:
- the ZNF467 gene encoding zinc finger protein 467 isoform X3 produces MTPQSEPGEQSHDAQERMSPPQEQRVLGTSSGREAPRPEKGARTEQAETPCREDQVCAPRKPEPTGSCPGDEWMIRKVKVEEEEEDREAHKEAEWPQHLALRPSPFPPPDLGSLAAAYKLESGTPGTLGGLALAGWVPTASEKPYGCGECERRFRDQLTLRLHQRLHRGEGPCACPDCGRSFTQRAHLLLHQRSHRGERPFPCSECDKRFSKKAHLTRHLRTHTGERPYPCAECGKRFSQKIHLGSHQKTHTGERPFPCPECEKRFRKKTHLIRHQRIHTGERPYQCAQCARSFTHKQHLVRHQRVHAAAGRTPPSPGAPASPTFSASSPTASPPGPKPFSCSHCGLSFGWKKNLTTHQRLHSGEERPFGCDECALGAPVDPAAPEPLACAPRGTPALPGTPGGERSFLCPECGRSFAHGQHLARHRRVHTGERPFACAQCGRRFGSRPNLVAHSRAHSGARPFACAQCGRRFSRKSHLGRHQAVHTGSRPHACAVCARSFSSKTNLVRHQAVHTGSRPFPCPQCGKSFSRKTHLVRHQRIHGGAAHPASGSDLSSPAWPTSTDVTAPALFF; encoded by the exons ATGACCCCCCAAAGTGAGCCTGGGGAACAGTCCCACGATGCCCAGGAGCGGATGTCTCCTCCCCAGGAACAGAGAGTGCTGGGTACAAGCTCAG GGCGCGAGGCCCCCAGGCCGGAGAAAGGTGCCCGCACGGAACAAGCTGAAACTCCCTGCAGAGAAGACCAGGTGTGTGCACCACGCAAGCCTGAGCCCACGGGCTCCTGCCCAG GGGACGAGTGGATGATTCGGAAGGTGAaggtagaggaggaggaggaggatcgGGAGGCCCACAAGGAGGCGGAATGGCCCCAGCATCTGGCATTACGCCCCAGCCCCTTTCCCCCGCCTGACCTGGGGTCTCTGGCCGCCGCGTATAAGCTGGAGTCGGGGACCCCAGGGACACTGGGTGGGCTCGCGCTGGCCGGGTGGGTCCCGACCGCCTCGGAGAAGCCCTACGGCTGCGGGGAGTGCGAGCGCCGGTTCCGGGACCAGCTGACCCTGCGGCTACACCAGCGGCTGCACCGCGGCGAGGGCCCGTGCGCCTGCCCCGACTGCGGCCGCAGCTTCACGCAGCGCGCGCACCTGCTGCTGCACCAACGCAGCCACCGCGGCGAGCGGCCCTTCCCCTGCTCCGAGTGCGACAAGCGCTTCAGCAAGAAGGCGCACCTGACCCGCCACCTGCGCACGCACACGGGCGAGCGGCCCTACCCGTGCGCCGAGTGCGGCAAGCGCTTCAGCCAGAAGATCCACCTGGGCTCGCACCAGAAGACGCACACGGGCGAGCGGCCCTTCCCCTGCCCCGAGTGCGAGAAGCGCTTTCGCAAAAAGACGCACCTGATCCGCCACCAGCGCATCCACACGGGCGAGAGGCCCTACCAGTGCGCGCAGTGCGCCCGCAGCTTCACGCACAAGCAGCACTTGGTGCGGCACCAGAGGGTGCACGCGGCGGCCGGCCGCACCCCGCCCTCTCCCGGCGCGCCGGCCTCGCCCACGTTCTCTGCCTCGTCCCCCACCGCCTCCCCTCCCGGACCCAAGCCTTTCTCCTGCTCCCACTGCGGCCTGAGCTTCGGCTGGAAGAAGAACCTCACCACGCACCAGCGCCTGCACAGCGGCGAGGAGCGCCCTTTCGGGTGCGACGAGTGCGCGCTGGGCGCCCCTGTAGACCCCGCGGCCCCCGAGCCCTTGGCCTGCGCGCCCCGAGGCACTCCGGCGCTCCCGGGCACTCCGGGCGGCGAGCGGTCCTTCCTCTGCCCCGAGTGCGGGCGCAGCTTCGCCCACGGGCAGCACCTGGCGCGACACCGGCGGGTGCACACGGGCGAGCGGCCCTTCGCCTGCGCTCAGTGTGGCCGCCGCTTTGGCTCGCGGCCCAACCTGGTGGCCCACTCCAGGGCCCACAGCGGCGCCAGGCCTTTCGCCTGCGCGCAGTGCGGCCGCCGCTTCAGCCGCAAGTCGCACCTGGGTCGCCACCAGGCGGTGCACACGGGCAGTCGGCCCCACGCCTGCGCCGTGTGCGCCCGCAGCTTCAGCTCCAAGACCAACCTGGTCCGCCACCAGGCGGTGCACACCGGCTCCCGCCCCTTCCCCTGCCCGCAGTGCGGCAAGAGCTTCAGCCGCAAGACCCACCTGGTGCGACATCAGCGCATCCATGGAGGAGCCGCCCACCCGGCCTCCGGATCTGACCTCTCGAGCCCAGCCTGGCCCACGTCCACCGACGTGACCGCACCCGCGCTCTTCTTCTGA
- the ZNF467 gene encoding zinc finger protein 467 isoform X1: protein MRETLEALSSLGLSVGQPEMTPQSEPGEQSHDAQERMSPPQEQRVLGTSSGREAPRPEKGARTEQAETPCREDQVCAPRKPEPTGSCPGDEWMIRKVKVEEEEEDREAHKEAEWPQHLALRPSPFPPPDLGSLAAAYKLESGTPGTLGGLALAGWVPTASEKPYGCGECERRFRDQLTLRLHQRLHRGEGPCACPDCGRSFTQRAHLLLHQRSHRGERPFPCSECDKRFSKKAHLTRHLRTHTGERPYPCAECGKRFSQKIHLGSHQKTHTGERPFPCPECEKRFRKKTHLIRHQRIHTGERPYQCAQCARSFTHKQHLVRHQRVHAAAGRTPPSPGAPASPTFSASSPTASPPGPKPFSCSHCGLSFGWKKNLTTHQRLHSGEERPFGCDECALGAPVDPAAPEPLACAPRGTPALPGTPGGERSFLCPECGRSFAHGQHLARHRRVHTGERPFACAQCGRRFGSRPNLVAHSRAHSGARPFACAQCGRRFSRKSHLGRHQAVHTGSRPHACAVCARSFSSKTNLVRHQAVHTGSRPFPCPQCGKSFSRKTHLVRHQRIHGGAAHPASGSDLSSPAWPTSTDVTAPALFF from the exons ATGAGAGAGACCTTGGAGGCCCTCAGCTCCCTGG GACTCTCTGTGGGACAGCCGGAGATGACCCCCCAAAGTGAGCCTGGGGAACAGTCCCACGATGCCCAGGAGCGGATGTCTCCTCCCCAGGAACAGAGAGTGCTGGGTACAAGCTCAG GGCGCGAGGCCCCCAGGCCGGAGAAAGGTGCCCGCACGGAACAAGCTGAAACTCCCTGCAGAGAAGACCAGGTGTGTGCACCACGCAAGCCTGAGCCCACGGGCTCCTGCCCAG GGGACGAGTGGATGATTCGGAAGGTGAaggtagaggaggaggaggaggatcgGGAGGCCCACAAGGAGGCGGAATGGCCCCAGCATCTGGCATTACGCCCCAGCCCCTTTCCCCCGCCTGACCTGGGGTCTCTGGCCGCCGCGTATAAGCTGGAGTCGGGGACCCCAGGGACACTGGGTGGGCTCGCGCTGGCCGGGTGGGTCCCGACCGCCTCGGAGAAGCCCTACGGCTGCGGGGAGTGCGAGCGCCGGTTCCGGGACCAGCTGACCCTGCGGCTACACCAGCGGCTGCACCGCGGCGAGGGCCCGTGCGCCTGCCCCGACTGCGGCCGCAGCTTCACGCAGCGCGCGCACCTGCTGCTGCACCAACGCAGCCACCGCGGCGAGCGGCCCTTCCCCTGCTCCGAGTGCGACAAGCGCTTCAGCAAGAAGGCGCACCTGACCCGCCACCTGCGCACGCACACGGGCGAGCGGCCCTACCCGTGCGCCGAGTGCGGCAAGCGCTTCAGCCAGAAGATCCACCTGGGCTCGCACCAGAAGACGCACACGGGCGAGCGGCCCTTCCCCTGCCCCGAGTGCGAGAAGCGCTTTCGCAAAAAGACGCACCTGATCCGCCACCAGCGCATCCACACGGGCGAGAGGCCCTACCAGTGCGCGCAGTGCGCCCGCAGCTTCACGCACAAGCAGCACTTGGTGCGGCACCAGAGGGTGCACGCGGCGGCCGGCCGCACCCCGCCCTCTCCCGGCGCGCCGGCCTCGCCCACGTTCTCTGCCTCGTCCCCCACCGCCTCCCCTCCCGGACCCAAGCCTTTCTCCTGCTCCCACTGCGGCCTGAGCTTCGGCTGGAAGAAGAACCTCACCACGCACCAGCGCCTGCACAGCGGCGAGGAGCGCCCTTTCGGGTGCGACGAGTGCGCGCTGGGCGCCCCTGTAGACCCCGCGGCCCCCGAGCCCTTGGCCTGCGCGCCCCGAGGCACTCCGGCGCTCCCGGGCACTCCGGGCGGCGAGCGGTCCTTCCTCTGCCCCGAGTGCGGGCGCAGCTTCGCCCACGGGCAGCACCTGGCGCGACACCGGCGGGTGCACACGGGCGAGCGGCCCTTCGCCTGCGCTCAGTGTGGCCGCCGCTTTGGCTCGCGGCCCAACCTGGTGGCCCACTCCAGGGCCCACAGCGGCGCCAGGCCTTTCGCCTGCGCGCAGTGCGGCCGCCGCTTCAGCCGCAAGTCGCACCTGGGTCGCCACCAGGCGGTGCACACGGGCAGTCGGCCCCACGCCTGCGCCGTGTGCGCCCGCAGCTTCAGCTCCAAGACCAACCTGGTCCGCCACCAGGCGGTGCACACCGGCTCCCGCCCCTTCCCCTGCCCGCAGTGCGGCAAGAGCTTCAGCCGCAAGACCCACCTGGTGCGACATCAGCGCATCCATGGAGGAGCCGCCCACCCGGCCTCCGGATCTGACCTCTCGAGCCCAGCCTGGCCCACGTCCACCGACGTGACCGCACCCGCGCTCTTCTTCTGA
- the ZNF467 gene encoding zinc finger protein 467 isoform X4: MIRKVKVEEEEEDREAHKEAEWPQHLALRPSPFPPPDLGSLAAAYKLESGTPGTLGGLALAGWVPTASEKPYGCGECERRFRDQLTLRLHQRLHRGEGPCACPDCGRSFTQRAHLLLHQRSHRGERPFPCSECDKRFSKKAHLTRHLRTHTGERPYPCAECGKRFSQKIHLGSHQKTHTGERPFPCPECEKRFRKKTHLIRHQRIHTGERPYQCAQCARSFTHKQHLVRHQRVHAAAGRTPPSPGAPASPTFSASSPTASPPGPKPFSCSHCGLSFGWKKNLTTHQRLHSGEERPFGCDECALGAPVDPAAPEPLACAPRGTPALPGTPGGERSFLCPECGRSFAHGQHLARHRRVHTGERPFACAQCGRRFGSRPNLVAHSRAHSGARPFACAQCGRRFSRKSHLGRHQAVHTGSRPHACAVCARSFSSKTNLVRHQAVHTGSRPFPCPQCGKSFSRKTHLVRHQRIHGGAAHPASGSDLSSPAWPTSTDVTAPALFF, encoded by the coding sequence ATGATTCGGAAGGTGAaggtagaggaggaggaggaggatcgGGAGGCCCACAAGGAGGCGGAATGGCCCCAGCATCTGGCATTACGCCCCAGCCCCTTTCCCCCGCCTGACCTGGGGTCTCTGGCCGCCGCGTATAAGCTGGAGTCGGGGACCCCAGGGACACTGGGTGGGCTCGCGCTGGCCGGGTGGGTCCCGACCGCCTCGGAGAAGCCCTACGGCTGCGGGGAGTGCGAGCGCCGGTTCCGGGACCAGCTGACCCTGCGGCTACACCAGCGGCTGCACCGCGGCGAGGGCCCGTGCGCCTGCCCCGACTGCGGCCGCAGCTTCACGCAGCGCGCGCACCTGCTGCTGCACCAACGCAGCCACCGCGGCGAGCGGCCCTTCCCCTGCTCCGAGTGCGACAAGCGCTTCAGCAAGAAGGCGCACCTGACCCGCCACCTGCGCACGCACACGGGCGAGCGGCCCTACCCGTGCGCCGAGTGCGGCAAGCGCTTCAGCCAGAAGATCCACCTGGGCTCGCACCAGAAGACGCACACGGGCGAGCGGCCCTTCCCCTGCCCCGAGTGCGAGAAGCGCTTTCGCAAAAAGACGCACCTGATCCGCCACCAGCGCATCCACACGGGCGAGAGGCCCTACCAGTGCGCGCAGTGCGCCCGCAGCTTCACGCACAAGCAGCACTTGGTGCGGCACCAGAGGGTGCACGCGGCGGCCGGCCGCACCCCGCCCTCTCCCGGCGCGCCGGCCTCGCCCACGTTCTCTGCCTCGTCCCCCACCGCCTCCCCTCCCGGACCCAAGCCTTTCTCCTGCTCCCACTGCGGCCTGAGCTTCGGCTGGAAGAAGAACCTCACCACGCACCAGCGCCTGCACAGCGGCGAGGAGCGCCCTTTCGGGTGCGACGAGTGCGCGCTGGGCGCCCCTGTAGACCCCGCGGCCCCCGAGCCCTTGGCCTGCGCGCCCCGAGGCACTCCGGCGCTCCCGGGCACTCCGGGCGGCGAGCGGTCCTTCCTCTGCCCCGAGTGCGGGCGCAGCTTCGCCCACGGGCAGCACCTGGCGCGACACCGGCGGGTGCACACGGGCGAGCGGCCCTTCGCCTGCGCTCAGTGTGGCCGCCGCTTTGGCTCGCGGCCCAACCTGGTGGCCCACTCCAGGGCCCACAGCGGCGCCAGGCCTTTCGCCTGCGCGCAGTGCGGCCGCCGCTTCAGCCGCAAGTCGCACCTGGGTCGCCACCAGGCGGTGCACACGGGCAGTCGGCCCCACGCCTGCGCCGTGTGCGCCCGCAGCTTCAGCTCCAAGACCAACCTGGTCCGCCACCAGGCGGTGCACACCGGCTCCCGCCCCTTCCCCTGCCCGCAGTGCGGCAAGAGCTTCAGCCGCAAGACCCACCTGGTGCGACATCAGCGCATCCATGGAGGAGCCGCCCACCCGGCCTCCGGATCTGACCTCTCGAGCCCAGCCTGGCCCACGTCCACCGACGTGACCGCACCCGCGCTCTTCTTCTGA
- the ZNF467 gene encoding zinc finger protein 467 isoform X2 — protein sequence MPRSGCLLPRNRECWVQAQGGPLSISGVCSILEVACSLPGREAPRPEKGARTEQAETPCREDQVCAPRKPEPTGSCPGDEWMIRKVKVEEEEEDREAHKEAEWPQHLALRPSPFPPPDLGSLAAAYKLESGTPGTLGGLALAGWVPTASEKPYGCGECERRFRDQLTLRLHQRLHRGEGPCACPDCGRSFTQRAHLLLHQRSHRGERPFPCSECDKRFSKKAHLTRHLRTHTGERPYPCAECGKRFSQKIHLGSHQKTHTGERPFPCPECEKRFRKKTHLIRHQRIHTGERPYQCAQCARSFTHKQHLVRHQRVHAAAGRTPPSPGAPASPTFSASSPTASPPGPKPFSCSHCGLSFGWKKNLTTHQRLHSGEERPFGCDECALGAPVDPAAPEPLACAPRGTPALPGTPGGERSFLCPECGRSFAHGQHLARHRRVHTGERPFACAQCGRRFGSRPNLVAHSRAHSGARPFACAQCGRRFSRKSHLGRHQAVHTGSRPHACAVCARSFSSKTNLVRHQAVHTGSRPFPCPQCGKSFSRKTHLVRHQRIHGGAAHPASGSDLSSPAWPTSTDVTAPALFF from the exons ATGCCCAGGAGCGGATGTCTCCTCCCCAGGAACAGAGAGTGCTGGGTACAAGCTCAG GGGGGACCTCTCTCCATCTCTGGTGTCTGCAGCATCCTTGAGGTAGCCTGTTCTCTGCCAGGGCGCGAGGCCCCCAGGCCGGAGAAAGGTGCCCGCACGGAACAAGCTGAAACTCCCTGCAGAGAAGACCAGGTGTGTGCACCACGCAAGCCTGAGCCCACGGGCTCCTGCCCAG GGGACGAGTGGATGATTCGGAAGGTGAaggtagaggaggaggaggaggatcgGGAGGCCCACAAGGAGGCGGAATGGCCCCAGCATCTGGCATTACGCCCCAGCCCCTTTCCCCCGCCTGACCTGGGGTCTCTGGCCGCCGCGTATAAGCTGGAGTCGGGGACCCCAGGGACACTGGGTGGGCTCGCGCTGGCCGGGTGGGTCCCGACCGCCTCGGAGAAGCCCTACGGCTGCGGGGAGTGCGAGCGCCGGTTCCGGGACCAGCTGACCCTGCGGCTACACCAGCGGCTGCACCGCGGCGAGGGCCCGTGCGCCTGCCCCGACTGCGGCCGCAGCTTCACGCAGCGCGCGCACCTGCTGCTGCACCAACGCAGCCACCGCGGCGAGCGGCCCTTCCCCTGCTCCGAGTGCGACAAGCGCTTCAGCAAGAAGGCGCACCTGACCCGCCACCTGCGCACGCACACGGGCGAGCGGCCCTACCCGTGCGCCGAGTGCGGCAAGCGCTTCAGCCAGAAGATCCACCTGGGCTCGCACCAGAAGACGCACACGGGCGAGCGGCCCTTCCCCTGCCCCGAGTGCGAGAAGCGCTTTCGCAAAAAGACGCACCTGATCCGCCACCAGCGCATCCACACGGGCGAGAGGCCCTACCAGTGCGCGCAGTGCGCCCGCAGCTTCACGCACAAGCAGCACTTGGTGCGGCACCAGAGGGTGCACGCGGCGGCCGGCCGCACCCCGCCCTCTCCCGGCGCGCCGGCCTCGCCCACGTTCTCTGCCTCGTCCCCCACCGCCTCCCCTCCCGGACCCAAGCCTTTCTCCTGCTCCCACTGCGGCCTGAGCTTCGGCTGGAAGAAGAACCTCACCACGCACCAGCGCCTGCACAGCGGCGAGGAGCGCCCTTTCGGGTGCGACGAGTGCGCGCTGGGCGCCCCTGTAGACCCCGCGGCCCCCGAGCCCTTGGCCTGCGCGCCCCGAGGCACTCCGGCGCTCCCGGGCACTCCGGGCGGCGAGCGGTCCTTCCTCTGCCCCGAGTGCGGGCGCAGCTTCGCCCACGGGCAGCACCTGGCGCGACACCGGCGGGTGCACACGGGCGAGCGGCCCTTCGCCTGCGCTCAGTGTGGCCGCCGCTTTGGCTCGCGGCCCAACCTGGTGGCCCACTCCAGGGCCCACAGCGGCGCCAGGCCTTTCGCCTGCGCGCAGTGCGGCCGCCGCTTCAGCCGCAAGTCGCACCTGGGTCGCCACCAGGCGGTGCACACGGGCAGTCGGCCCCACGCCTGCGCCGTGTGCGCCCGCAGCTTCAGCTCCAAGACCAACCTGGTCCGCCACCAGGCGGTGCACACCGGCTCCCGCCCCTTCCCCTGCCCGCAGTGCGGCAAGAGCTTCAGCCGCAAGACCCACCTGGTGCGACATCAGCGCATCCATGGAGGAGCCGCCCACCCGGCCTCCGGATCTGACCTCTCGAGCCCAGCCTGGCCCACGTCCACCGACGTGACCGCACCCGCGCTCTTCTTCTGA